In Salinarimonas sp., a genomic segment contains:
- a CDS encoding methyltransferase, with protein MITDDRAAFVRANTRLLPVPHAPELALHVADEATALWEKTEEELGRIGLPPPFWAFAWAGGQALARYVLDHPETVAGRRVLDFAAGSGLVAIAAAKAGAARVEAADIDPFARAAMPLNAAANGVTILPRGEDLIDADEGWEVVLAGDICYERDLAERVIAWLETLAARGATVLIGDPGRAYLPKERLTEVAIYQVPVTRALEDAEIKRSCVWRVR; from the coding sequence ATGATCACAGACGATCGCGCGGCCTTCGTGCGCGCAAACACCCGCCTCCTGCCCGTGCCGCACGCGCCCGAGCTCGCCCTCCACGTCGCCGACGAGGCGACGGCGCTGTGGGAGAAGACCGAGGAGGAGCTCGGGAGAATCGGCCTGCCGCCGCCCTTCTGGGCCTTCGCCTGGGCCGGCGGGCAGGCGCTCGCGCGATACGTGCTCGACCATCCCGAGACGGTCGCGGGGCGGCGCGTGCTCGATTTCGCCGCCGGTTCCGGCCTCGTCGCCATCGCCGCCGCGAAGGCGGGGGCCGCGCGGGTCGAGGCCGCCGACATCGACCCCTTCGCCCGCGCCGCCATGCCGCTCAACGCCGCGGCCAACGGCGTGACCATCCTGCCGCGGGGCGAGGACCTGATCGACGCCGACGAGGGCTGGGAGGTCGTTCTCGCCGGCGACATCTGCTACGAGCGCGACCTCGCCGAGCGCGTGATCGCCTGGCTGGAAACCCTCGCCGCGCGCGGCGCGACGGTGCTGATCGGCGATCCCGGCCGGGCCTACCTGCCGAAGGAGCGGCTGACGGAGGTCGCGATCTACCAGG
- a CDS encoding M3 family metallopeptidase produces the protein MNANPFSQAWTTPFEAPPFAEIAPEHMEEAFETGLAAHEAEIAAIRDDSAPATFENTILALERAGKALRRVALVFYNLAGAHTNPEIQAIERRMAPRLSRHSSKINLDPALFSRVDVVFQARETLGLDAEAARLLERTHLGFVRAGAQLPPETKERLAAIDQRLAELGTSFAQNVLKDESDFTLVLDGEDDLAGLPDWLVSAAARAAEDRGMRGKHVITLARSSVEPFLAFSARRDLRKRAFEAWTTRGESRAETDNRGIVAETVRLRAERAQLLGYESFAHFKLDDAMAKTPDAVSDLLGAVWTPARKRVGEERDALSALAQARGEPAEIAPWDWRYFAEQVRRERYDLDEGALKPYLQLENIIGAAFWVANRLFGLAFTERHDVPTWHPDVRAYEVTGPDGAHVGLFYGDYFARPSKRSGAWASSFRSQQNLDGRVRPIIVNVMNFSAGAPGEPSLLSFDDARTLFHEFGHALHGLLSDVTYASLAGTAVARDFVELPSQLYEHWLETPEVLERFATHYRTGEPMPLDLREKLIGARTFNQGFATVEYLSCALVDLDFHLLPSADNVDPIAFERDALARIGMPDEMVMRHRTPHFAHIFAGAGYAAGYYSYMWSEVLDADAFDAFKETGDVFHPETAKKLHDHIYAAGNRRDPADAYFAFRGRMPDVEPLLRKRGLIEGLEAPAAGEA, from the coding sequence ATGAATGCGAACCCCTTCTCCCAGGCCTGGACCACGCCCTTCGAGGCGCCGCCCTTCGCGGAGATCGCGCCGGAGCACATGGAGGAGGCGTTCGAGACGGGGCTCGCCGCGCACGAGGCCGAGATCGCCGCGATCCGCGACGATTCCGCGCCCGCCACCTTCGAGAACACGATCCTGGCGCTGGAACGCGCGGGCAAGGCCCTGCGCCGGGTCGCGCTCGTGTTCTACAATCTCGCCGGCGCGCACACGAATCCGGAGATCCAGGCGATCGAGCGCCGGATGGCGCCTCGGCTCTCCCGCCATTCCTCGAAGATCAATCTCGACCCGGCGCTCTTCTCCCGCGTCGACGTCGTGTTCCAGGCGCGCGAGACGCTCGGCCTCGACGCCGAGGCGGCGCGGCTCCTCGAGCGCACGCATCTCGGCTTCGTGCGCGCCGGCGCGCAGCTGCCGCCGGAGACGAAGGAGCGGCTCGCCGCCATCGACCAGCGCCTGGCCGAGCTCGGCACGTCCTTCGCCCAGAACGTTCTGAAGGACGAGAGCGACTTCACCCTCGTGCTGGATGGCGAGGACGACCTCGCCGGCCTGCCGGACTGGCTGGTCTCGGCCGCCGCCCGCGCGGCGGAGGATCGCGGCATGCGGGGCAAGCACGTGATCACGCTGGCGCGCTCCTCGGTCGAGCCCTTCCTCGCCTTCTCGGCCCGGCGCGACCTGCGCAAGAGAGCCTTCGAGGCCTGGACCACCCGCGGCGAGAGCCGCGCGGAGACCGACAATCGCGGCATCGTCGCCGAGACCGTGCGGCTGCGCGCCGAGCGCGCCCAGCTGCTCGGCTACGAGAGCTTCGCGCACTTCAAGCTCGACGACGCCATGGCGAAGACGCCCGACGCCGTGAGCGACCTCCTCGGCGCGGTCTGGACGCCCGCCCGCAAGCGCGTCGGCGAGGAGCGCGACGCGCTCTCCGCTCTGGCGCAGGCCCGCGGCGAGCCGGCCGAGATCGCGCCCTGGGACTGGCGGTACTTCGCCGAGCAGGTGCGGCGCGAGCGCTACGATCTCGACGAGGGCGCGCTCAAGCCGTACCTGCAGCTCGAGAACATCATCGGCGCCGCCTTCTGGGTGGCGAACCGGCTCTTCGGCCTCGCCTTCACCGAGCGCCACGACGTGCCGACCTGGCACCCGGACGTGCGCGCCTACGAGGTCACCGGCCCGGACGGCGCCCATGTCGGGCTGTTCTACGGCGACTATTTCGCGCGACCCTCGAAGCGCTCCGGCGCCTGGGCCTCCTCCTTCCGCTCTCAGCAGAATCTCGACGGGCGGGTGCGGCCGATCATCGTCAACGTGATGAACTTCTCCGCCGGCGCGCCCGGGGAGCCGTCGCTTCTTTCGTTCGACGACGCGCGCACGCTCTTCCACGAGTTCGGCCACGCGCTGCACGGGCTCCTGTCGGACGTGACCTACGCTTCGCTCGCCGGCACGGCGGTGGCCCGGGACTTCGTGGAGCTGCCCTCGCAGCTCTACGAGCACTGGCTCGAGACGCCGGAGGTGCTGGAGCGCTTCGCCACGCACTACCGCACCGGCGAGCCGATGCCGCTCGACCTGCGCGAGAAGCTCATCGGCGCGCGCACCTTCAACCAGGGCTTCGCCACGGTGGAGTATCTCTCCTGCGCGCTGGTCGACCTCGACTTCCACCTGCTGCCGTCGGCGGACAACGTCGACCCGATCGCCTTCGAGCGCGACGCGCTCGCGCGCATCGGCATGCCGGACGAGATGGTGATGCGTCACCGCACGCCGCATTTTGCCCATATCTTCGCGGGCGCCGGCTACGCGGCGGGGTACTACAGCTACATGTGGTCCGAGGTGCTCGACGCCGACGCCTTCGACGCCTTCAAGGAGACGGGCGACGTCTTCCACCCCGAGACGGCGAAGAAGCTCCACGACCACATCTACGCCGCCGGCAACCGCCGAGATCCGGCGGACGCCTATTTCGCCTTCCGCGGCCGCATGCCGGACGTGGAGCCGCTGCTGCGCAAGCGGGGGCTGATCGAGGGTCTGGAAGCGCCGGCGGCCGGGGAGGCGTGA